A stretch of DNA from Nitrospira sp. KM1:
CCAGAGATTGGGACAGGGCGGACTCACCCGTGAGAAGATCGTTCGATTTCATACGATTCACAAGTACCTGGTACTGGCGCATAGCCGCGGTCATTACCAGACGTTGGGACGACTTGTGGCTCACGCCCACGTGTATAGATCTGCACAGCTCTACGAGCGCTACGGCCCGTTGTTCATGCAGGCCCTATCGGTAAAAACGACCCTACGAAAGCACGTCAACGTTCTTCAACACATCGTGGGCCACCTCAAAGACCGCCTCCAAGCGGATGAACGGCAGGAGCTCGATGCGGTGATCCGCGAATATCATCAGGGTTTCGTGCCGCTCGTTGTGCCCATCACGTTGCTTCAACATTACGCGGGCGTGTATGACGTCTCTTATCTTCGAGAGCAGGTCTATCTCACTCCCTACCCAAAGGAGCTCAAGCTTAGAAATTACGTGTAGGCTGTTGAACAGGCGCGATGAAAGGAGTCATGATGGCAGGAGTGGTTCGTGGCGTCGTGTTGGTAGGTCATGGAGGCATTCCGAAGGACTGCCCTCCGGAATTAGTGACGAGATTAAAGCGTTTGGAGGGGCAGCGGCGCGCGGCCAACCTGCCTCCTTCTTCGGAAGAATTGGAACTAGATACCAAGATTCGTCGATGGCCCAGGACGGCACAGACGGATCCTTACCGGTCCGGCCTCGAAGCTGTGGCGTCGGCGTTGCGGCCGCAGCTCAACGGCGTACTGTTTGCCTTGGCGTACAATGAATTTTGTGCTCCGACGCTGGAGGAGGCGGTCGATGACCTTGTTGCGCAAGGCGCGACGCATATCACCGTCGCTACGACGATGTTCACTCCTGGAGGATCCCATTCGGAAGTCGAAATTCCAGAAATTCTTGATGCGTTACGCACGCGTCACCCCGGGGTCAATTTGCGATATGCCTGGCCATATGATTTGAACTTGGTCGCCGCGCTTCTGAGACAACAAACCAACAAGTTCCTCGCGTAGAGGTCTGTCGTCCTGCTGCTACCGGGTGTGGGTCCCGCCTTACATGCCGCAGTGGGATCCACCATGAACCGCTATGAGCTTGGCGGCATCACCGTGCGGTTGCGTCAGCATCTTTGTCTTCAGCCGGTGCTGTCAAGAGAGTCGAACCCGTTCTGCAGGCGTTGATGGGGAAACATGGAGGAATTTCTCTCGCCACGCTCGGTTCATCGGATCCGATGTCGATGGGCGTTTCCGCGACGATAGTTTCCGGTAGATAGGTGGAGATCACGGCGATCATGTTCGGGCCTGTGGGCTCATAGAGATAGGAAGGAATGACCGAATCGCGATTAAAGGATGGTACGAACCCCATGAAGCCGGCAGTCGGACTGGTTGCAGGAACGTAACAACCATTGAAGCACACGAGTCCAGGCGGCGCGTTCAAGAGACTCAGCGAATTCCCGGGGCTCACCCTGCCCGTCACAAATGCCGAGATTCCAGACACGGCGGTTGCCGCGCGTATGCTGAGCATGCCGGCATTCACGTTGACCTGTAAGGGGGATATCTGTGTGCCCACCACTCCATTGAATGCTTGAAGGGTCGAATTCCCTCCGGCTGAGACATTGACTCCGGATCCCGGAGCGCTCATGACCGAGCCATTGTTGGCGGCGACATTCACCGCTCCCCCTGTAGTGAGAGACCCTAACGTCACATCAGTTCCAGCGGAATAGATGATCGCCCCCGCTCCAGTCGTGGACATTGCCGTGGCCAGCATAGCGATTGGCCCCCCCGATGTCG
This window harbors:
- a CDS encoding sirohydrochlorin chelatase; amino-acid sequence: MMAGVVRGVVLVGHGGIPKDCPPELVTRLKRLEGQRRAANLPPSSEELELDTKIRRWPRTAQTDPYRSGLEAVASALRPQLNGVLFALAYNEFCAPTLEEAVDDLVAQGATHITVATTMFTPGGSHSEVEIPEILDALRTRHPGVNLRYAWPYDLNLVAALLRQQTNKFLA